The Podospora pseudocomata strain CBS 415.72m chromosome 1 map unlocalized CBS415.72m_1, whole genome shotgun sequence genome has a segment encoding these proteins:
- a CDS encoding uncharacterized protein (COG:P; EggNog:ENOG503P2FI), translating to MPGQINEQIGEGGPDGRQATSLTIILSACPSNSEDHRGTPEAPGRVVTLISRSYWEQLTDHHDSAREKVWGVAYRIIPERVAEVKDYLDIREINGYTIHYTPFHPAPSIDNNTNDPLTALPGKLPIQTLVYIGTPDNEQFVGPQDPQKLAEHIYRSEGPSGLNRDYLWGLEKALGELSPESGDEHVTDLSNRVRAVAAAAAAEGKGEVVVSQTDRKNQILRAQSPVTVSLDGSSSSLEHQHEHHRHHHHHQQHHEFPKVSSIDEQEETEKTS from the exons ATGCCGGGCCAGATTAACGAACAaattggggagggaggaccTGATGGCAGGCAGGCT ACCTCACTAACCATCATCCTCTCTGCTTGCCCTTCCAACAGCGAAGACCACCGTGGCACCCCCGAAGCCCCAGGACGAGTCGTGACTCTCATCTCGCGCTCATACTGGGAGCAGCTGACCGACCACCATGACTCGGCCCGCGAGAAAGTCTGGGGCGTCGCCTACCGCATCATTCCCGAGCGCGTCGCCGAGGTGAAGGACTATCTCGACATTCGTGAGATAAACGGCTACACAATCCACTacacccccttccacccagcACCCAGCatcgacaacaacaccaacgatCCGCTGACTGCCCTGCCCGGGAAACTGCCGATCCAAACGCTGGTTTACATCGGAACGCCAGACAATGAGCAGTTCGTCGGCCCGCAGGACCCCCAGAAGCTAGCCGAGCACATCTACCGCAGCGAGGGGCCGTCGGGGCTGAACCGTGATTACTTGTGGGGTCTGGAAAAGGCCCTCGGTGAACTCAGTCCGGAAAGCGGTGACGAGCACGTCACCGACCTGTCGAATCGGGTTCgagcggtggcggcggcagcggcggcggaagggaaaggagaggtggtggtgagccaGACTGACAGAAAAAACCAAATCCTGCGTGCGCAATCTCCTGTCACTGTCAGTCTGGAcggttcttcttcttctttggagCATCAACATGagcatcatcgtcatcatcatcatcatcaacaacatcacgaGTTCCCAAAGGTCAGCAGCATagacgagcaagaagagACAGAAAAGACTTCGTGA